The genomic segment AATACATATTCAGATATTGATAAGATGCCATCAGGCTAGATTTGGTCCCCACGGTATATTGCAGTTTTTTGTCTTTCACTGACGTTCTTGACGACACAATCTGAGATGCGTTACCGGCAGAAACATCCTCAAGTGTGTATCGATAGGTTAATACCGTTTTACCTTGTGCATCTTTAACCTCTACAACATGCCCCTCGCTAACTTGCAATGCATGTATTTGCAGACTGACATTGGAATAACCGTTACCTAAGTCCGTAATGATGGTGTTAGCTATCTTTTTATTACCATATTCGCCGAAATAGTAAGGCTGACCAATGGCATCACGATTCCAACCGTCATGCTGTAATGTGGCCGTATATTGCCCACTTTGAAGACTGGCAGTATTCTGCGTCCACTGTAATTTAGGATCCTCGGTCTTTTGATCGACGTTGATATCCTTTATTTCAGTGTCAGCCGATGCTTCGCTATGCGTAAACGGCGCAAACACTTCACTGAAGGCGTAAATTGGTGCTTGCTGTTCGGTTAGCCCGCTGTGTTCCGGTGACACCTGTTTAGCGACGCCAGGCTGGTCACGCATCATTGACCACATGCCAATCATACCCAGGTTGCGATCTTTGGCATCATCCAATACCAGGTTAGCATCCGACAGATAGAATACTTCCCCCTGAACGTCGTTATAACCGTTCATTGGCGTAACACCCATCATCGCGTTGATTTCATCGTCAGACTTATCGGTGAAAATCTGCTTCAGTTGGGAGAACAGGCTTTCAATTGCAGAGGTGGCGCACTTGCCGTGAATGTTTTGCCCTTCAGTGCCGTCGGACTGACAGATACTGCTGCCGTAGTCCATCGCCATTACATTCACCCCAGCCAGATCGACCCCTTTCTCCTTCGCATCGTTTAGTACGTACAGGCCGTCAGCGGTCAGACCCGTCGGCAGAATCGGCAGGGTATACCAGATCCCTACACTGCGGCCTTCTGCTTTCCATTGTGCCTGCGCGGCCTTAACGGCTTCGTTACGGCGGTTTATGGAGTCATGATCGGCGACCCATGTTCCTTCAATATCGAAATCCAGTACGTTCAGATTCAGGTTTTCAACGATGTCGTAGTAGTGCTTTTGCAGATCAGAAACGTTCTTACAGGCTGCCGCCAGCGGTGAGTTGTTAGCACCACCGATTGAAATCATTACGTCCCCGCCTGCTTCACGCAGCGCTTTGATCTTACTGTACTGGGTGTAATTGTTGATATCGTAAGCGGTACCCCAGGTTGGCAGACAGGTATCAGCATCTTTTGCTACCACAAAGGCCATAGTGAAGTGAGTGATACCCTGGTTCTTAGCGAGGCTGGCAAGGTCTGGCTGCGCGTTCAGCGTGTAATCGACATACGGAGCATAAACATGCGCAGGCCATGGCGCTTTAGGGGTACCTACCATTTCTTTAGTGCCGGACCAGTCAATATAAACTTTCCACGGATTGATATCGGAAGGTTTAACTTTCTGGACTTTAGCCTGGGAAACATAATTATCGCCGTTATAGCGAATTAATGTGCCGCTTTCATAGAGTGTTGCTGAATTAAATTCAGGCGCTTTATTTAATTGATCTATGGTATAGGATACGACATCACCCAACGGTTTCCAGGGACGACCATTGGTTCCGGTAGGGTTTTGATTGGCCTCCAGTGAAGGGTCATCGCCAAGGGTATAAAATAGTGCTTCATATTCCTGGCCATTTTTCTGAACTTTATCGCCTTTATTATAGGTGGTGGTGCCTGCCCACTGAGGAACCTCAGCGTACTGTTCCCACGGGTTGGCTGAACCCGGCGTAAACCCATAGGCACTTTGCGCCGTAGAGGTCTGCCAGGTCGCGCCGTTGTAGGAGACAATATCATTGGCGTTGTAAGCACTGGCGCTGCTGTATTCCGGATAGGTTACGGTACCGCCGCCCGTTTCGCAGGTCGTTGGGTTACCGTATTGCGTCATCTCGGCAGCGGTCGCCGCGCGTTCAAAACGCCATGGATTACTGGCTTCATCTGCCGAGGCATTCCCCGGACAATCTTTCGCGCCTACCCACCAGGCGTTGGTATACACGCCGCTGTCATAAATAACCTCATAAGGACCAGCACCCTCCTGACCGCTCCAGGCTTCGATAGCAAATACCGGGGCGGCGGCACACAGTGCCCCCATTCCTATTATAGCTTTAGTAAATATATTCAGTTTCATAATCATCCTTATTATTTAATCCCATATTAAAATGGCGATTAACTGTAAAAGGATTATCGATTAGGATAAATCAAATATTACTGTGCGCCTCTATTTTTAGGATTTAAGGGAATATGGTCGGACCATATTGATCATTAAATCATATATGAATTAATAATTACATTTAACATGGAAATATTTCTGTAGAATATCACGCCACCCCGAAGACGAGCTGGCGTTTAATAATATTACTCTTCCGCTTTCTTATGGTTTAGTCCATATTCACGTAATTTATTCGCAATCGCGGTATGCGATACCCCCAGCCTTTTGGCCAGCTTACGGGTACTGGGGTAGCTACGATAAAGTTGCGTTAATACCGAGCGCTCAAAACGGCTGGTAATGTCATCCAGAGATCCTTCCATCGCCTCTTCGCCCACCGATACTGTCCCGGCATCGTAGTCGGGTAACAGAATATCCTGTGGTCGCAGTTCATAACCTTCCAGCTGCGTGAGAGCACGGTAGACTGCATTCTTCAACTGGCGAATGTTGCCCGGCCAACCGTAACGCGTTAACACAGTGCCGAGGTCCGCAGAAAGCTTTGGCCGCGGCACCCCTTGTTCATCAGCGAAGCGGGCCACAAACAGCTCAGTCAGCGGCATGATGTCTTGTGGGCGGTCGCGCAGGGGGGGAATATTCAGCGTCAATACATTCAGACGATAATAGAGATCTTCGCGGAATACGCCTTTTTGCACCAGTTCAACAAGATTTTTCTGAGT from the unidentified bacterial endosymbiont genome contains:
- a CDS encoding glycosyl hydrolase family 18 protein — protein: MKLNIFTKAIIGMGALCAAAPVFAIEAWSGQEGAGPYEVIYDSGVYTNAWWVGAKDCPGNASADEASNPWRFERAATAAEMTQYGNPTTCETGGGTVTYPEYSSASAYNANDIVSYNGATWQTSTAQSAYGFTPGSANPWEQYAEVPQWAGTTTYNKGDKVQKNGQEYEALFYTLGDDPSLEANQNPTGTNGRPWKPLGDVVSYTIDQLNKAPEFNSATLYESGTLIRYNGDNYVSQAKVQKVKPSDINPWKVYIDWSGTKEMVGTPKAPWPAHVYAPYVDYTLNAQPDLASLAKNQGITHFTMAFVVAKDADTCLPTWGTAYDINNYTQYSKIKALREAGGDVMISIGGANNSPLAAACKNVSDLQKHYYDIVENLNLNVLDFDIEGTWVADHDSINRRNEAVKAAQAQWKAEGRSVGIWYTLPILPTGLTADGLYVLNDAKEKGVDLAGVNVMAMDYGSSICQSDGTEGQNIHGKCATSAIESLFSQLKQIFTDKSDDEINAMMGVTPMNGYNDVQGEVFYLSDANLVLDDAKDRNLGMIGMWSMMRDQPGVAKQVSPEHSGLTEQQAPIYAFSEVFAPFTHSEASADTEIKDINVDQKTEDPKLQWTQNTASLQSGQYTATLQHDGWNRDAIGQPYYFGEYGNKKIANTIITDLGNGYSNVSLQIHALQVSEGHVVEVKDAQGKTVLTYRYTLEDVSAGNASQIVSSRTSVKDKKLQYTVGTKSSLMASYQYLNMYYDTKDAKGKVTTTLCGSWFQTVRKASNDKCTTYGQNEGVSWTATEIMSLNNIKAGDRVYFATAAGTKVSDQIYNVLDSITLTDDMLKPTK